The Triticum urartu cultivar G1812 chromosome 6, Tu2.1, whole genome shotgun sequence genome includes the window CATAGTTTATCATTTAAATTAGAAAGATATATTTTTGTTTGGGCCTTAAGGGAGAGATAAGATTTATGGCTTATTACTTTAGATTGGACTGTTAGGCCTCTATAAAGAAATAGAAGAGTCATTCTTCTATCCCCTTCCCATACCTCTCTCCTAAGCTCAGCAGAAATAATATTGTGATGTGGCTCTCTTCAAATTCATAACATTGATCGTCATCAACTGGAGCTCTTTGCATATAGGTTATGAAACCTAAAGACCAGTGATCATTGTGTCCTATCTTTCCATGATCATCAGGGAGCACTGATATATTTCCAAAATACGTTAAACATTCATGTACCTTTGCATTAAAAGAAGGTCGAACATTAGGGCATCTACTTGGTCAACCAGAATACCAAGAATGCACATTCTACTCCTACGCCGGCCAGCAGACATCATACAGGATCTACAGCACAATAATTACTGCCCAAGCATATAGGTGTTCTAAAAGTCAACCTAGTGTAACTTTTATTTAGATTAATATATATTTGGCTTTCGATATACTTCTATGTGGGCTTCGCAGGATGCCCTCTTGCATCCTTACGCCCAACAACCTGAACACCGAGAGGCCTAGCAAAGGCCATCTCCACAATTCACATCTGATAAATCAACCACACGAACTCATTGACTAAAAGCAGAGGTAATCACCTCAAAAAGTCAACTAGATTCACAAGTAATACATTTTTTTTGTTTCTGGGGATGCTCAGTCAACATATTACTAATAACCAAATAGCAGAGGATTGGTTGAAACCAGATTTGTGAAGATCTCTAGGCATGTTGACTGCAACCTTGGTAGGTACATTATTGGTCCATAGTTTTGCGAATAGTAAAACAAGGTTGGTTGATTAGATTTCCCCTAATAATTAGCCCGACCATGTTTACATATTTAACTAATACAGTTACTTGTCCTGCCATTATTTCCAAACAAATATGGACTACACTCATTAACAACTCTTTTTTTAAAACAGGGCAGAAAATATGCCTATATTTTTACGCGATTATCATGCACAAACATTTGAATCACTTCAAAGAGATTACGACTTTAAGGTGAACATGTAAGCTGAACGAAAGCCATGGCTATCGCTTTGATGCATCAATACTGAGAGCATGATAAGCCTCTGTACCTTGCTCGGTAAGTAACCAAGACTACAATATAAGCACACATCTTTTAGCTCCACACCAGTTTAACTGTATATATGGACATAACTGGTCAATTAATCTACAAGATAAATTACACCAGAGTAGAATAGTATATAACATAACATTTCAGCTGACACAGAATGTAAACGGTAGGAAAATCAAAATTTACCTGTCCCATAATGGGTGAACAGACATGCTTTTGCCCATGGACAAACTTACTGTACTCTGAACACCTGAATTTCATGCCTATGAGTTGCTAGCCAGGTTGACACATGAGGCCAAACGAACAAGGAACTGATCTAACTGTTAGAAAACGTGAGGAAGAGAGAATGACCGAACAGTTTTCTGTATTGAGGAGGAGAGAGATATATACAAGGTTACATGGGCCTGGGCCTCACTCTAGACTATGGGCCTGGGCCTGTACAAGACAAACACAACATATATACTTAACACCCCCCTTCAAACTTAAGGTGGGTCAGGAGCATCTGATACACCAAGTTTGAGAGTGTGAAACCTATGCTGATCTCTAGTTTGTGCCTTGGTGAAGAAATCTGCGACTTGAAGCTCTGATGGGACATATTGTAGCTTGACAGTGGATTGTTGACAATGAGATCGAGTGAAAAAGGCATCCACACCAATGTGTTTGGTCAACTCATGCTTGACTGGATCATTAGCAATCTGAATAGCAGCAGTGTTGTCACAAAGAAGAGGTGTTGGTGTATGACATAAGACACCAAGATCATCCAATAGCCAGCGAAGCCATACAATCTCTGCTGTAGTAGTAGAAAGAGCCCTAAGCTCTGCCTCGGCGCTGGAGCGAGACACAGCAGTTTGCTTCTTTGATTTCCATGCAATGAGAGATGTACCAAGAAATATGCAATAGCCAGTGACCGAGCGACGATCAATAGGATCACTCGCCCAAGTGGAATCAGAGTAAGCATGAAGCTGGAGCTGACTGGAATTAGCATAGAACAAGCGGCGAGATGTAGTTCCCCTTAAATACCTAAGGACTCGGAATAGGTGACCATGATGAACTGAGGTGGGAGCACAGACAAATTGACTGAGAATATGGACTGCATGTGCGATGTCAGGTCTGGTCACTGTGAGGTACACTAGACTGCCGACAATGTGACGATAGCGAGAGGGATCCTCAAGAGGAGTGCCATCAGTAGGACGAACTGCAGATGAAGCTCCATAGGTGTAGCGGCAATGCGCGTGTCAGTGAGACCTGAGCGAAGAATCAAATCCTGAGTGTACTTTTGCTGGGAGATATAGTAACCATCATCAGTATGCTCGACCTCAATCCCGAGAAAATAGCTGAGAGACCCCAAATCTGACATCTGGAATTGTTCACTCAATTTTTTCTTAACAAAATCAATATACCCAACATCATCTCCAGTGATCAACATGTCATCTACATAAAGTAGAAGCAATGTACGGCCATGCTCAGATGTATGAATGAAGAGTGCAGGGTCATGTTCACAAGGAGAAAAACCGGCAGCTTGAATCACAGAACTAAATCGCTCAAACCAGGCACGAGGGGCTTGCTTAAGCCCATAAAGAGCCTTTCGAAGACGACAAACATGACCTGATGGAACCTTGATACCTGGAGGTGGCTGCATATATACTTCCTCATGTAAATCACCATGAAGGAAGGCATTCTTCACATCCATGTGGGAAATTTTCCATGACCGAGTAGCAGCCACAGCAATTAGAGTTTGAACTGAAGTCATGTGAGCAACAGGAGCAAATGTCTCATCATAATCTTTCCCATGAGACTGTTGAAAACCTCTGGCAACAAGGCGAGCCTTGTAGCGTTCCACAGAACCATTTGACTTGGTTTTAACCTTATACACCCATTTGCAAGTGATAGGGACTGAACGAGGAGGTAATGGTACCAAATCCCATGTACCAGTACGCTCTAAGGCTGCAAGCTCCTCAGACATAGCCAATTGCCACTCAGGTGACACAACTGCCTCCTGATAGGTACTAGGCTCAGAAACAGCCCCTGCATATAAGTCCTTTTTGTATCGCGTTGCTAGAGAAGAGCCGTCAGTGCAAGGATCAGTAGTACTGGCTGGAGGAGTAGAAGACAAAGGCATAGATGACTGCGTGTCACATGGAACTTTAGAACGACGAGTGTAATGGAAAGTATTGACTGGAGGAGTAGAATAACGACGAGTGTAATGGAAAGGAAGACTATCTAGAGGTGGAGCTAGTGGAAGAGAGAAAGGAGCTGGTGAGGAAGGAGATGAAACATGTGGTGGAGATGGTTCTGATGTTAGGACAGAGGAAGGTTGTTCAGCTATGGACTCATCTAAAAAGATAGGTGGAAGTGAAAGAAACGAGGTAGACTCTAAAGAAGTTGAGGATGATGGTTTAGTGGAAGGGGAATAGAAGAAGGGTTGATCCTCAACAAAAGTGACATCGCGAGAAAAGCGAATGCGGCGAGCAGAAGAATCATAGCAACGGTAGCCCTTATGTTCAAGACTATATCCAAGGAAGACACACTGAGCAGACTGAGCAGTCAACTTGGTACGCTCACGAGGTGCTAAAAGAACATAACAAGTACAACCAAAGACATGGAGGTGGTCATACGTGGGAGGAGAACCAAACAAAACCTCACCAGGACACTTGCCTTCAAGGCGAGTAGAAGGTTGGAGATTGATAAGATAAACAGCAGTTGAGATAGCTTCACCCCAAAAATGAGTGGGGACAAAGGAAGAAATCAGAAGGGTACGAGCTGTCTCAACAATATGGCGATGCTTACGCTCAGCAACGCCATTCTGAGCATGGGCACCAGGGCATGAAAGCTGAGGGAGAGTACCCTCAGATGAGAGAAACTCGCGAAAAGCAGTAGATAGATACTCCCCCCCGGAGTCAGAACGAAAAACACGAACAACACTGGAAAACTGAGTATGGACCATATGTACAAAAGCCTTATATATAGAAAACAACTCAGAACGATGCTTCATAAAATAGACCCAAGTATGTCGAGAGTGATCATCAACAAATATGACATAATGTTTGTGGCTACCTTTCGAAACAAAGGGGGAAGGACCCCATACATCAGAGTGCACTAAATCAAAAGGATGACTAGAATGAGTAGTGCTGGAAGAGTATGGAAGTTGTATTTGTTTCCCTAGCTTACAACCCTTACAGTGAAAACCAGCATCTATGGAAACATGACCCAAAACACCTTGTCGAACAAGGGTAGATAAATGAGAACCACACAAGTGACCTAAGCGATGGTGCCACTGGgcaaaagaaaacgacgaagTGGATCTTGATCTTGATGCAGCCATCTGGAACGCGGATGTGGTGGAAGCTGAAGGAAGGCGTAAGGTGTCAAGGATGTAGAGGGATGTGGATCCTCTACGGCGATGGCCAGTTCCAATGACCCTCTTGCTCTGACGGTCCTGCACATAACAAAATGagtcatcaaaaccaacaaaGTAGTTCATATCAGCAAGCTGGCCAACAGACATAAGATTCATGGACAGCTCTGGAGCAAAGGAGATGGCAGGAACAGAAAACTTGGATGTGCAAAGAGAACCCTGATGAGTAATAGAACAAGGTGTACCATCAGCAGTCTGAACAGAGGCACCATCCCGCACTGGCTGGCAAGACACAAGCTGAGAGTGATCAGAGGTCACATGGAAAGAAGCTCCAGAGTCCAGAACCCAAGGCTGGGTTGCAGCAACAGCGGGCTGAGAGAGAACAGATGTAGAAGCACCCCTCGCTTGCTGCTGATAAGGAGCTTGCTGCTGATAAGGAGCCTGGGGTGCACGACGCTGCTGATTGAGGGCCCGTCTAGCCTGAAACTCAGCTAACAGCTCTGGATGAAGCTTGAAACAACCATCTCTGTGGTGTCCTGCCTTCTTGCAGAACGAGCAGACGACAGTTGAAGGTGTGGCCTTGGAGGCACCTGGCCGTTGAGGAAAAGCCAGAACACTAGTGTGTAGAGTCTGCGCAGAAGTAGCCCCAAGAGAACGGAGATGAGTCTCCTCAGCGATCAAGCTAGCAAGTGCCTCTGTCAAGGTGGGAGGAGTCGTACGACCAAGCAATTGAGTGCGAATGTTCTCAAAGTCTGGCTTGAGACCCATCACAAACTGAAACATGAGAGTCTGATGGTCATACTTTTCCTTTGCTGCACATGACTCACAACCAGAATTACCCTTTGGAACCATGGAACCTAGCTGCCCAGTGATGCGAGTGAAAGCTCCATAGTACTCTTCTATGGACATGTCTTCTGCCTGCCGAGTGTTGTGTAAATTCTGCAACAAGGAGAAATGAAGTGCACTGCTGGGCTGAAGGTAGCGCTGCTCAAAGTACTTCCATATCTCTTTAGCTGAAGTGTGATGCTCAAGACTCATTCGGAGTGAGGGTTCAACACCCAGAATTAAAACTCCCATCACACCATCATCGATCTTTTGCCAAGACTTCCTTGCTGCATCATCATTTGGACTAGGTGGATCATCTGTCAGATGAGAAACAAAACCAGCTGTCCTCAAGACAGTCCGGGCAGAAAATGCCCATTCCCTGTAGTTTGAACCATCAAGCTTGATATCTATGATCAAAGAACCAAATCCGAAATCATTTCTTGCCATAGTGGTGAGCGGTCAGCAGCTGGAAACACCCAATCTGATAGCAGCTGCAGGCAGCAACAAGAGAAGAGCAGCAGACAGCCACAAACAGAAGCTGGATCTGGATCTCACTGGATAGAAGGTGGAGCTTGTTGGATCTTGCTGGATAGAAGGGGAACGCCTGGAGCTTGCTGTAGAGCAGGGAATTGCTGGAGATGGCTGCTGGAGAGCAGGGGAAGTATTCTCACAGAGTAGCTGTGAGGACACACAGAGGAGCTGTTGGAGAGCAGCTCCTACAGGTTGATGACGAAGATGGGATGGGGCAGCGATGTGGATGTCTCCTCACCAGACAGATCCGCCTGAATCACCTCACCGGCGGCGATTTCATGGGTGGCGGCTGAAAGAGGGACTAGGGTTTGGTCCTGGTCTGATACCATGTTAGAAAACGTGAGGAAGAGAGAATGACCGAACAGTTTTCTGTATTGAGGAGGAGAGAGATATATACAAGGTTACATGAGCCTGGGCCTCACTCTAGACTATGGGCCTAGGCCTGTACAAGACAAACACAACATATATACTTAACACTAACCAAAGCTTGCCCATGACAAACCAGCCATAGATTCCATCAAAGATTTGGCTTTCAATCTTTATGCCATCGTGTAAAGTTGCACAACAGCACTGTGAATCCAGTGGCCTGTTTGGGTACACTCTAAGTTGATTGGATCTCTCAATCCCGTCGAATGAACAGTGAAACTGAACTAAAATCCCTTCCAATCCAAAAGGTCAAATTGGAGTATGGTGTATCCAAGCAAGCTTGAAGGGGGGATGATATATGCATCGGAATCTAAATCCGCATCCTGACAATGACAAAATAAGCCAACATAGAAGATGATGACAGAGTACGTTCTAAGTGAATTCTCCAGGAAACACGACAAGTCAGTAATAAGTGCCTGTTCGGAACCTCTCCAATCACGAAACTCCGCTCGGCGCGAGGAGCTCAGTTTGAGCCACTCCCTGCAATTGTGCTGCCGCTCCCTCCGCTCCGGGAGCTGCAGTTGTGGAGCGGAGAGGATCCGAACAGGGCCTAAGTCAATATCTGTCAACTGAAATCATGTCTGCACCCCCAGAAAACAACATGCCATCGGTTCACTCTTATCCACTGCAACCAGCATAAGGCTCCACCGTGCCTTATTGCCATGGCCGGGTAAACTCTGAATTAGGCTCATCATCTGAATTCTGAGAGCCTACACACATTTCACTCATCAGCCACACTAACAGGCATCGTAAGTTCATGAACAGAGTCAGCACCTCATACCGTACAAACCTTAACATCGAGCACTCCACCTTTCCGGCACCAACCCTGGATAGCTGCGCTGCACTGCAACGCGCACAGCATTACGTCGACCACTTGGCGGGCAACCAACTATCCAGTTTCAGTAACGTAATGCCGACCTTCCCAACCTTTCCGGCACAACCCGAAGCAACCGCAAGATGCACGCGAAGCCCGAGCCACAGGCGCAGTGGATTATGATCTTTTTTTTTACAGAGGCGATGTGCATTTGTACTTGGAAATACTGGCCCAGTTCTCTGCGGCTTTGACTTACATAGGTGGAAAAAAAAACAGCCGAAGCCGGAAAGAACTCGATTCTAGCCGCTCCCCCGACGCCAAAGTCCGCCGCCGGGCCAGCGGAGGCCCTCCCGGCgctgcctccccctcccccgcatcagCTCGGTCGGCCTCCCCGTCCTCCACATTTTGTTTCCACCGTTCTACTTCGTTTTTTTTAAATCATATACGTCATCGCTTTATCTCACTGCCAGGTTGGCCCCACCTGGTCGAGTAGGGGGAGGACTTGGGAGCAGTTGAGCCAGGAACTTTTCCGAATAACCCCTTCCTCCTCGTCGTTGCCCTAGGCTTCTGATCCTCTCCGGCCATGGCGACCGCCGGCGATTCCGCCTCCCTCCCCCCCTCCGCCTCTCCCTTCTCATCCGCCCGCGCGCTCGAGTCGGTCCCCTTCTCCTCCGGGAACCCCCGCATCGAGGAGACCCGCGGCGTCGTCCTCCTCCACCCCGACCCacccgccgctgccgctgccgcggccgccgcctcctcctcgtcatctcaTCTTCCGGTAAGCCATCCCTgttctagggttttgtatttttGTCTGTTCGTGTATTGGGCGTTGTCACCTCTAACGCTCGCTCGCGCGGCGTGTTTGTAGGCAGAGAGGAAGCCGCAGGTGTTCGTGCCTGCGGTGCCCAACCACATGACCTACGCGGACTTCTGCCGATTCTGCGGCTCCTTCGTCCCCCACATGCTCGAGATGCGCATCGTCAGGTACCTCGCTTGTTCACCACTGCTTGCCTTCGCTTAGCTTCGCGCAGTTGCGTTGGCCCAAGGCCTCAATTGCATAGCTTGGTCCAATCCGAGTGGTTCTGAACTTCTGATAGGTTCAGTTTCCTCGATCCCATCGTTTGTTGTGCTGTATTAGACTTGTACCCTCAAAACTGGCCAACTTTGCATCTTTGATAGGGCTTGAGCTATTTTGATGTAAGCGCGGAATTGAGTATATTATTAATTGGTGCTCATAATGTAGGATTGATGGAGCGGAGGACCAGTATAGCGTTCTCATAAAGTTTGACACCCTGAGCTCCACCGATAGCTTCTACAAGCACTTCAATGGAAAGCAGTTCTCATCACTGGAGGTGTTGGTTTCTTCTAATTCTGCTGAATATATACTTGTTTTTTCTTCTGCTGTGATTAAATGTGTGCCATCGTGATTAATTGGAGATTGATGTGTTTGCAGGGTGATGTTTCTCGTGTACGTTTTGTGGAAGACGTGCACTACACTCAATTGATCGAGCATGCCCATAGCTCGATTACGAGCTCAGCTGAGCAGCCTACCTGCCCAGTATGTCTAGGTATGTGGAGATATTTTGAATTAATCTAGCTATGTATTAGAAAATTAGAATACCACATTTTGTTTATTGTCTGAAATAATTTTGTGCTGTTTTAGTTCTTTAAAATGATTATAATGTTTGCCTAACCACATTTCTGAATTATGCCATAATTCActtaatatgagaaagagacatGATTGCAGTGTGCTGATGTTAGGATGTAAACCACATCATGGACCTGTGTGTCATATAATAAATGTATGTCACATAAGTGAAACCTGATTTTGAAGCATGTATCCTTGCCATCTCTATTCCTCTAATAAACTTAAGTCACGTTAAGTTTTCACCTAATGCTAGTGCTGTTGAATATTTAAACCCCATTTGATCTGTGCTGACATGCATTATTTTAGCTTGTTTATGTCTTGTAACTGCTGTTAACCCCGGATGTGCAATTTTGTGATTCTCATGCATATACATTTAAAATGCAAGTATATGAGGCTAAGAAGGCAAGATGATCTCTTGCCTATGCTATGCTGTTGGCCTGTTGCCATATAGTTTTAAGCACTTTGGCAATGGGTGTCATATGCATCTTTACAACTGTTACATGTAAACTATCCACCACACCTTTTATGTTCAACTCATGATATATAGGTGTTACTCCCTTGAGATTGCCCCATGCCTATTTATTAGCTTCGTAGAACATATGTTTTCTTACTATTTACCTAAGCCCAAGCAATAGGATTTTGAATTTATGTTGACTGTGTTGTTTATTCGTTTCTATTTTCAATCAGAGCGACTTGACCAAGATCCTGGAGGCATTCTTACTACAATATGCAACCATTCTTTCCACTGTTCATGCATATCAAAATGGACAGACTCTTCGTGCCCAGTAAGAGCTTAATATGATATATTTAGTTTATGACTCTTACTATTTTATATTAGTTTACTAATTGGAATTATAATGTTTATATTATACCACTGTACTTGAAATTAACAGCGGAATTATAAAGACCTAACGGTGCTATCAACACCTGAATCCTGATGGAAACTTTGCTTTGCCAAGTTGATAGCGTTTTGAAATACAGCACTCAGCCACTCTGTTTCGTTCATCACTGTAGAATTTGGCCTTCCTCTGTTTTGTTTTCCCTTGGTCTAGGGAAGTCATGCAAGTTTTTTCCTATCAACGCAAAGAGTCCCTTTTGCTTATGTTTGAAAGTATCACACAGGTTTGTAGGTATTGTCAGCAGCAACCTGAGAAATCAATGTGTTCTGTTTGTGGAACTTCGGAAAATCTTTGGATTTGTCTAATCTGTGGTAATGTTGGCTGTGGAAGGTAAAATATTTCCTGTTCATTCTGtaagttgcaaatgttactagtTAACTTATTAACTTTGATTGGTGCGGTCACAGGTACAAAGGTGGTCATGCTATTGAACACTGGAAAGAAACTGAACACTGCTATTCACTTGAATTAGAAACACAGAAGGTTTgggattatgctggtgacaactATGTCCATCGTTTGATTCAGTCCAAAACAGATGGTAAACTGGTTGAGTACAATTGCTATGGTGGTCATGAAGCAGATGGTATCTGTTCAATATGCAGTGGTGATGCAGGAATGGATGAAGCTCTACTAAACAGTAAAGTTGAAGCTGTAATGTACtaagtaaataatctttgataTTATTAGCTATACCACCCTGGTATGTTTGTGCGTATCTTCTTTTATGACTTTGCACTTCTCTTCTTTTAGATTGTTGAAGAGTACAATGATCTCCTCACGTCTCAGCTTGACAAACAAAGAAATGTAAGTTTGTATGTTTTTGTGGCTGCTCCTTTATATTTATAAGACTACTACTTGACATATTGTTGACATATAGTATTTGAGAGGGTAAGGTAAATTCTGACTTTCTTTCTGGTGCTAATGTAGTACTATGAGTCACTTCTGTCAGAAGTCAAAGAGGAGAATGAGAAAGAAATATCTGCAGCCACTTCGAAAGCTGTGAGCATGATGAAACTCCAAAAGTTACAGGCAAAGCTTGATAAGTGCCTTGAAGAGAAAAGTTTTCTTGATGATGTGAGCACTATAGTATTTGTTGAAGCTAGGTCTAAATGTTAGAACTTAAAAATCAGTGATGTTGCATTACTCATAATTAACCTTTTCAGATCAATGCCAATCTTGTGAAAAATCAGGAGATGTGGAAAGAAAGGGTTCGGAAAGTTCAAGAAAGGTATCTTCTTCATTGCTTTTAGAATTATCACCAGAAAAATGGATGTACCTTCCAGAGCTAAAGCTAATGCTCATGATATTAATATGGGATTGCAGCTGTGAAAGTTTCATGCACAGCTATACATGAcaattttttaaa containing:
- the LOC125516786 gene encoding BRAP2 RING ZnF UBP domain-containing protein 2 → MATAGDSASLPPSASPFSSARALESVPFSSGNPRIEETRGVVLLHPDPPAAAAAAAAASSSSSHLPAERKPQVFVPAVPNHMTYADFCRFCGSFVPHMLEMRIVRIDGAEDQYSVLIKFDTLSSTDSFYKHFNGKQFSSLEGDVSRVRFVEDVHYTQLIEHAHSSITSSAEQPTCPVCLERLDQDPGGILTTICNHSFHCSCISKWTDSSCPVCRYCQQQPEKSMCSVCGTSENLWICLICGNVGCGRYKGGHAIEHWKETEHCYSLELETQKVWDYAGDNYVHRLIQSKTDGKLVEYNCYGGHEADGICSICSGDAGMDEALLNSKVEAIVEEYNDLLTSQLDKQRNYYESLLSEVKEENEKEISAATSKAVSMMKLQKLQAKLDKCLEEKSFLDDINANLVKNQEMWKERVRKVQEREQAALKLKDEKIEKLEAELRDLIAHIECQNAVAAAPGSISSDIQGGTILPGPSTPSSSSSPVRPTKDRKRN